One window from the genome of Haladaptatus paucihalophilus DX253 encodes:
- a CDS encoding carbohydrate ABC transporter permease: MSTKTDTLSRVRRSLNLNTEDEWSSVVRDRMVAYGLLALYVVVVWFPIYYILITSFKAPSETLSFPITFYPHDPTLSNYVEIFQNRPFGTYTLNSLIVAGTTTLICVTLGTLSGYTFSRYDFLGNKALLLSIIAARMIPPIALIVPFFEIMSNPPVIGALTGSLYNTKAALILTYTFFNLPFAVWIMKNYFDGVPRSLDEQAQVDGCSTWEGFFKVILPVAKPGIAATAILAFIFSWNEFVFALVLTSSEVSQTLPIGVSLFVADDFIDWAHLAAGGMIAALPGILFGLFFQRYIVSGLTQGAVKE, from the coding sequence ATGAGTACGAAAACAGACACGCTGAGCAGAGTTCGTCGTAGCTTGAACCTGAACACGGAAGACGAGTGGTCGAGCGTGGTCCGGGACCGGATGGTCGCGTACGGCCTGCTCGCCCTGTACGTCGTGGTGGTGTGGTTCCCGATATACTACATCCTCATCACGAGTTTCAAGGCGCCCTCGGAGACGCTCTCGTTCCCCATCACGTTCTACCCGCACGACCCGACGCTCTCGAACTACGTCGAAATCTTCCAGAACCGGCCGTTCGGCACCTACACGCTGAACAGCCTCATCGTCGCCGGGACGACGACGCTCATCTGCGTCACGCTGGGGACGCTCTCGGGATACACGTTCTCCCGCTACGATTTCCTCGGCAACAAGGCGCTGTTGCTGTCCATCATCGCCGCGCGGATGATTCCGCCCATCGCGCTCATCGTCCCGTTCTTCGAAATCATGTCGAACCCGCCGGTCATCGGCGCGCTCACGGGCAGCCTCTACAACACGAAGGCGGCGCTCATCCTGACGTACACGTTCTTCAACCTCCCCTTCGCGGTGTGGATAATGAAGAACTACTTCGACGGCGTGCCGCGCTCGCTGGACGAGCAGGCCCAAGTCGACGGCTGTTCGACGTGGGAGGGCTTCTTCAAGGTCATCCTCCCGGTGGCGAAGCCGGGCATCGCGGCGACGGCCATCCTGGCCTTCATCTTCTCGTGGAACGAGTTCGTCTTCGCGCTCGTTCTCACGTCCTCGGAGGTCTCACAGACGCTCCCGATAGGCGTCTCCCTGTTCGTCGCGGACGACTTCATCGACTGGGCGCACCTCGCCGCGGGCGGGATGATAGCGGCCCTGCCGGGCATCCTGTTCGGCCTGTTCTTCCAGCGCTACATCGTCAGCGGCCTCACGCAAGGAGCAGTGAAAGAATGA